One stretch of Cedecea neteri DNA includes these proteins:
- a CDS encoding cupin domain-containing protein, producing MDYQLNINWPEFMETYWQKKPVVIKNALPGFVDPITPDELAGLAMENEVDSRLVSFKEGKWHASNGPFEHFDNLGETGWSLLAQAVNHWHEPAAALVRPFRVLPDWRLDDLMISFSVPGGGVGPHIDNYDVFIIQGMGSRRWRVGDRLPLKQFCPHPALLHVEPFTPIIDEDLAPGDILYIPPGFPHDGFTHETALNYSVGFRGPNSRDLISSFADYVLENDLGGDHYSDPDLTCRENPGKVENYELERLRSMMTALISQPEAFNQWFGSFVTTPRHELDIASAEPPYEPEEVAAALAGGEQLLRLSGLRVLQVGEHFFVNSEPLDVTHQAAAVAMCRYTRLTKAELGSAVEDAEFISQLTGLINQGYWYFED from the coding sequence GTGGATTATCAACTCAATATCAACTGGCCAGAGTTTATGGAAACGTACTGGCAGAAAAAGCCAGTGGTGATTAAAAATGCGCTGCCGGGTTTTGTCGACCCAATCACGCCCGACGAGCTTGCCGGCCTTGCGATGGAGAACGAAGTCGACAGCAGGCTGGTCAGTTTTAAAGAGGGCAAATGGCACGCCAGTAATGGGCCTTTTGAGCACTTTGATAATCTTGGCGAGACCGGCTGGTCGCTGCTGGCCCAGGCCGTTAACCACTGGCACGAACCCGCCGCCGCGCTGGTGCGCCCTTTCCGCGTGCTGCCGGACTGGCGCTTAGACGACCTGATGATTTCGTTTTCCGTGCCGGGCGGTGGCGTTGGCCCGCACATTGATAACTATGACGTGTTTATCATTCAGGGCATGGGCAGCCGCCGCTGGCGCGTCGGCGACAGGCTGCCGCTCAAGCAGTTTTGTCCGCATCCGGCGCTGCTGCACGTTGAGCCGTTTACGCCGATTATCGACGAAGATTTAGCCCCCGGCGACATCCTCTACATTCCGCCAGGCTTCCCGCACGACGGCTTTACCCATGAAACGGCGCTCAACTATTCGGTCGGCTTCCGGGGGCCAAACAGCCGCGATTTAATCAGCAGCTTTGCCGATTACGTGCTGGAAAATGACCTCGGCGGCGATCACTATAGCGACCCGGATCTCACCTGCAGGGAAAACCCAGGCAAAGTAGAAAACTACGAGCTGGAACGCCTGCGCAGCATGATGACGGCGTTGATTAGCCAGCCGGAAGCGTTCAACCAGTGGTTCGGCAGCTTTGTGACCACGCCGCGCCACGAGCTGGATATCGCCTCCGCCGAACCGCCTTACGAACCGGAAGAAGTGGCCGCCGCACTGGCCGGCGGAGAACAGCTGCTTCGCCTGAGCGGGCTTCGCGTACTGCAGGTTGGCGAGCATTTCTTCGTGAACAGCGAGCCGCTGGACGTCACGCATCAGGCTGCGGCCGTGGCGATGTGCCGCTATACCCGGCTGACAAAAGCCGAGCTGGGCTCAGCCGTGGAAGATGCCGAATTCATCAGCCAACTGACGGGGCTGATTAACCAGGGATACTGGTACTTCGAAGATTAA
- a CDS encoding MerR family transcriptional regulator, with protein MALYSIGEVAALCNINPVTLRAWQRRYGLLKPKRSDGGHRLFDSADIARIREIQTWIEQGVQVSKVKALLSGENREKEHAWGERQETLLRHLQSGNPNLLRAWIADIGRIYPAQTLVHHLYLPLRRRLYGQQIALCALLSLLDGALINYIATCIATSRKQNGKDALVVGWNVQDTTRLWMAAWIASQQGWRVDVLANSLSNLKPEIFDRQTLLVWCGDCPGERQIDQIESWRSAGLPVFALGNIERRQPAD; from the coding sequence ATGGCGCTTTATTCCATCGGAGAAGTGGCTGCACTGTGCAATATCAATCCGGTAACCCTTCGGGCCTGGCAGCGGCGTTATGGGCTGCTAAAACCTAAACGCAGTGACGGCGGACACCGGTTGTTTGATAGCGCAGACATCGCGCGCATTCGCGAGATCCAAACCTGGATTGAGCAAGGCGTACAGGTCAGCAAAGTCAAGGCGCTGCTCAGTGGTGAAAACCGTGAAAAAGAACATGCCTGGGGCGAGCGCCAGGAGACGCTGCTGCGTCATTTGCAAAGCGGCAACCCGAACCTGCTGCGGGCGTGGATTGCCGACATCGGGCGCATCTACCCGGCGCAAACGCTCGTTCACCACCTCTATCTTCCCCTTCGCCGCCGCCTTTACGGGCAGCAGATTGCGCTGTGTGCGTTGCTTAGCCTGCTGGATGGCGCCCTGATTAATTACATTGCCACGTGCATTGCCACCTCGCGCAAGCAAAATGGTAAGGATGCTTTAGTGGTGGGCTGGAACGTGCAGGACACTACGCGACTATGGATGGCGGCGTGGATTGCCAGCCAGCAGGGCTGGCGGGTGGACGTGCTCGCCAACTCGCTGAGCAACCTGAAACCGGAGATTTTCGACCGGCAGACGCTGCTGGTGTGGTGCGGCGACTGCCCCGGAGAACGGCAGATAGATCAGATTGAATCGTGGCGCAGCGCAGGACTGCCGGTGTTTGCGCTGGGCAACATTGAACGCAGGCAGCCCGCCGACTGA
- a CDS encoding membrane protein: protein MKLSKIALVGGMLVMAVGGIGGVMLVGYIVILHGA, encoded by the coding sequence ATGAAACTGTCAAAAATTGCCCTTGTGGGCGGAATGCTTGTCATGGCGGTCGGCGGTATCGGCGGCGTGATGCTGGTTGGCTATATCGTTATTTTGCATGGCGCGTAA
- a CDS encoding ABC transporter permease — MRLLRDPLLWLIALFIALLVLLPYTSGLFSWLFPQLTRPMYQQDSFTSLALAHLTLVGISSLVAVVIGVGLGILVTRPAGEEFRSLVETITAAGQTFPPVAVLAVAVPVMGFGQEPAIIALVIYGLLPILQGTLAGIGAVPESAREIALGVGMSRWQMLRKVELPLAAPVILAGIRTSVIINIGTATIASTVGANTLGSPIIIGLSGFNTAYVIQGAVLVALAAIVTDRLFERLEGYITRHAK; from the coding sequence ATGCGCCTGCTGCGTGACCCTCTGCTGTGGCTTATCGCGCTTTTTATCGCGCTGTTGGTGCTGCTGCCTTACACCAGCGGGCTGTTTAGCTGGCTGTTCCCGCAGCTGACCAGGCCGATGTATCAACAGGACAGTTTCACCTCTCTGGCGCTGGCGCATCTGACGTTAGTGGGTATTTCTAGCCTGGTTGCGGTGGTGATTGGCGTCGGGTTGGGGATCCTGGTGACTCGTCCGGCGGGGGAAGAATTCCGTTCGCTGGTGGAGACGATCACCGCCGCCGGGCAAACCTTCCCGCCGGTTGCCGTCCTTGCCGTGGCGGTACCGGTGATGGGTTTTGGGCAAGAGCCGGCGATTATCGCGCTGGTTATCTACGGCCTATTGCCGATTTTACAGGGCACGCTGGCGGGCATCGGCGCGGTGCCAGAATCCGCACGTGAAATTGCGCTCGGGGTCGGGATGAGCCGTTGGCAAATGCTGAGAAAGGTGGAGCTGCCGCTCGCCGCGCCGGTGATTCTGGCGGGCATAAGAACGTCGGTTATCATTAATATCGGCACCGCGACGATTGCCTCCACCGTGGGAGCCAACACGCTCGGGTCACCGATTATTATCGGGCTCAGCGGCTTTAATACCGCCTACGTGATTCAGGGTGCCGTGCTGGTGGCGCTGGCGGCAATTGTCACCGACCGCCTGTTTGAGCGCCTGGAAGGCTACATTACGCGCCATGCAAAATAA
- a CDS encoding ABC transporter ATP-binding protein: MIEFDRVSKYFHGEAAVSDLTLNIREGQFTVLIGTSGSGKSTTLKMINRLVEHDEGLIRFAGEEIRRFDPKALRRRMGYAIQSIGLFPHWTVAQNIATVPELLKWPKARVAERIDELLELLGLDATQFRDRYPHQLSGGQQQRVGVARALAADPEVLLMDEPFGALDPVTRATLQQEMIRIHQLLGRTIVLVTHDIDEALTLADNIVLMDGGKVIQQGTPLELLTNPANDFVRDFFGRSELGVRLLSLRHVADSIRADERLDGEPIRADMTLREALSLFIDRQCQQLPVVNEQNQPCGVLHFSDLVRRENAPAA; the protein is encoded by the coding sequence ATGATCGAGTTCGATCGCGTCAGCAAATACTTCCATGGCGAAGCGGCGGTCAGTGATTTGACGCTGAACATTCGCGAAGGGCAGTTCACCGTGCTGATCGGCACCTCCGGTTCAGGCAAGTCCACCACGCTGAAGATGATCAACCGGCTGGTGGAGCACGACGAAGGGCTTATCCGCTTTGCCGGAGAAGAAATTCGCCGCTTTGACCCGAAGGCGCTTCGCCGCCGCATGGGCTATGCCATCCAGTCTATCGGCCTGTTTCCTCACTGGACGGTGGCACAGAATATCGCCACGGTACCGGAGCTGCTGAAGTGGCCGAAGGCGAGGGTAGCCGAACGTATTGACGAACTGCTGGAATTGCTGGGCCTGGACGCGACGCAGTTCCGCGACCGTTATCCGCACCAGCTTTCCGGCGGGCAGCAGCAGCGTGTGGGCGTGGCTCGTGCGCTGGCGGCCGACCCGGAAGTGCTGCTGATGGATGAGCCTTTTGGCGCGCTTGACCCGGTCACCCGCGCGACGCTACAGCAGGAGATGATCCGTATTCATCAGCTGCTGGGGCGTACTATCGTGCTGGTAACCCACGACATTGACGAGGCGCTGACGCTTGCCGATAACATCGTGCTGATGGACGGCGGCAAAGTGATTCAGCAGGGGACGCCGCTGGAACTGCTGACCAACCCGGCTAACGATTTTGTGCGCGACTTCTTCGGCCGCAGCGAACTGGGCGTCAGGCTGCTGTCGCTGCGCCACGTGGCGGACAGTATTCGTGCCGATGAGCGCCTGGACGGAGAACCTATTCGGGCGGACATGACGCTGCGTGAAGCCCTGTCGCTGTTCATCGACCGCCAGTGCCAGCAGCTGCCGGTGGTGAATGAGCAAAATCAGCCCTGCGGCGTGCTGCACTTTAGCGATTTAGTGAGGAGGGAAAATGCGCCTGCTGCGTGA
- a CDS encoding ABC transporter permease — translation MLKIHNRVLLLLVLLLAAALMLLPIINNAPNRLVSGEPFGITQLPGTLHYWLALPLLILAGLTLAPGRPLALLATIVTGEVLFIGLLLLMGHTASQFALEGSSLARTSPGSGLWLMLALSLLLCADAANRLTASPLWRLLLNLQIWIVPVALLASGYFSDLSLMKEYVNRQDVFDDALSRHLALLVGTLVPALLIGVPLGILCYHRPAWQSGVFSLLNVIQTVPSVALFGLLIAPLAGLAAWLPWLGKIGVSGIGVAPALIALVLYALLPLVRGVVAGLQQVPRNIVESAQGMGMSRAQIFWRAEVPLALPVLLRSLRVVCVQTIGMAVIAALIGAGGFGSIIFQGLLSSALDLVLLGVMPVIALAVIIDALFKLFISLLEAK, via the coding sequence TTGCTAAAAATTCATAACAGGGTATTGCTGCTGCTGGTGTTACTGCTGGCAGCAGCCTTGATGTTACTCCCGATCATCAACAACGCGCCTAACCGCCTGGTTTCCGGTGAACCGTTTGGCATCACCCAGCTTCCCGGCACGCTTCATTACTGGCTCGCGCTTCCTCTCCTGATTCTGGCTGGCCTGACGCTGGCGCCGGGGCGACCTCTTGCTCTGCTGGCGACGATTGTCACCGGCGAGGTGTTGTTTATCGGCCTGCTGCTGCTGATGGGGCACACCGCAAGCCAGTTCGCGCTTGAGGGCAGCTCGCTGGCCCGCACTTCGCCCGGCAGCGGCCTGTGGCTGATGTTAGCGCTGAGCCTGCTGCTGTGCGCCGACGCCGCCAATCGCCTCACCGCCAGCCCGCTGTGGCGGCTGCTGCTTAACCTGCAAATCTGGATCGTGCCCGTCGCGCTGCTGGCGAGCGGCTACTTCAGCGATCTTTCGCTGATGAAAGAGTACGTCAACCGGCAGGATGTTTTTGACGACGCCCTGAGCCGCCACCTGGCGCTGCTGGTCGGTACGCTGGTGCCTGCGTTGCTGATTGGCGTCCCGCTGGGGATCCTTTGCTATCACCGCCCTGCCTGGCAGTCCGGCGTATTTTCCCTGCTCAACGTGATTCAGACGGTGCCTTCGGTGGCGCTGTTCGGCCTGCTTATTGCGCCGCTGGCCGGCCTTGCCGCATGGCTGCCATGGCTGGGTAAAATCGGCGTGAGCGGCATTGGCGTAGCGCCCGCGCTGATTGCGCTGGTGCTTTATGCGCTGCTGCCGCTGGTACGTGGCGTAGTGGCTGGCCTGCAGCAGGTGCCGCGTAATATTGTGGAAAGCGCGCAGGGGATGGGCATGTCTCGCGCCCAAATTTTTTGGCGGGCGGAAGTGCCGCTTGCCCTGCCGGTGCTGCTGCGCAGCCTGCGGGTTGTCTGCGTGCAGACGATCGGTATGGCGGTGATTGCCGCGCTGATTGGCGCGGGCGGGTTTGGTTCGATTATTTTCCAGGGCCTGCTGAGCAGCGCGCTGGATCTGGTTCTGCTTGGCGTCATGCCGGTCATCGCGCTGGCGGTTATTATCGACGCGCTGTTTAAGCTGTTTATTTCACTGCTGGAGGCAAAATAA
- a CDS encoding ABC transporter substrate-binding protein — MNLSTRWGLAGLVMLATGAQAADPVKVGSKIDTEGSLLGNIILQVLESNDVKTINKVQLGTTPVVRGAITSGELDIYPEYTGNGAFFFKTENDPAWKDARKGYEKVKQLDYDKNHLVWLTPAPANNTYTIAVRKDLAEKNHLVSLADLSEYLKKGGTFKLAASAEFIERSDALPAFEKAYGFKLEQSQLLSLAGGDTAVTIKAAAQQTSGVNAAMAYGTDGPVAALGLETLTDPKGVQAVSAPTAVVREAVLKEYPQIADWLKPVFTSLDQKTLQQLNAKIAVEGQDAKKVAADYLKQKGFVK, encoded by the coding sequence ATGAACTTATCAACACGTTGGGGTTTGGCAGGGTTAGTGATGCTGGCGACAGGCGCGCAGGCGGCGGATCCGGTGAAGGTCGGCTCGAAAATTGATACCGAAGGCTCGCTGCTCGGCAACATTATTTTGCAGGTGCTGGAAAGCAATGATGTGAAAACCATCAACAAGGTTCAGCTTGGCACCACCCCGGTCGTGCGCGGGGCGATAACCTCCGGCGAGCTGGATATCTATCCTGAATATACCGGCAACGGGGCGTTCTTCTTTAAAACTGAAAACGATCCGGCCTGGAAAGACGCCCGGAAGGGCTATGAAAAAGTTAAGCAGCTCGACTACGACAAAAACCACCTGGTGTGGCTGACTCCGGCTCCGGCCAACAATACTTACACCATCGCGGTTCGTAAGGATCTGGCGGAGAAAAACCATCTGGTGTCCCTGGCAGATCTCAGCGAATACCTGAAAAAAGGCGGCACCTTTAAGCTGGCGGCTTCCGCCGAGTTTATCGAACGTTCCGACGCGCTACCGGCCTTTGAAAAAGCTTACGGCTTTAAGCTGGAACAAAGCCAGCTGCTGTCTCTGGCCGGGGGCGACACGGCGGTAACCATCAAAGCCGCCGCGCAGCAGACCTCCGGGGTTAACGCCGCGATGGCCTACGGCACCGATGGCCCGGTTGCGGCATTAGGCCTGGAAACCCTTACCGACCCGAAAGGCGTGCAGGCCGTTTCAGCGCCAACCGCCGTGGTGCGTGAAGCCGTGCTGAAAGAATACCCGCAGATTGCCGACTGGCTGAAACCGGTGTTCACTTCTCTTGACCAGAAAACGCTGCAGCAGCTGAACGCGAAGATTGCGGTGGAAGGTCAGGATGCTAAAAAAGTGGCCGCTGATTACTTAAAACAAAAAGGCTTTGTTAAATAG
- a CDS encoding glutamine synthetase family protein: MNSLIHHSLVKNIFTLFAFPQATASEETVTQSASIKPAQERTKAFAEEVRRYLQAHPDTKHIDIYLNDVNGAFRGKRIAVDSLLSLSAGCYFPQSVYAMDHEGKPFSQAPGHDEYDEPDGLCLPVAGTLRPCAHDPQHNAQLLLTMKQADGSGYALEPRVVLANVLQKFHYHGLFPVAAPEIEFYLVSKAQQEAPAQGCFYMPVPSDYTAFIEALEQAAADQKLPLSGIVCEAEAGQFELNLKHAKDIIGICESVLALRRLTSIVADKFGYQANFMAKPFSHLAGNGLHFHISLNDRKGENVFASPAEALNEMTQLCLAGMLQTMPAAVAVIAPHVNSFRRLRKNLNEPLFSSWGYNKRSAALRIPCSDDNNRRIEYRLAGADVNPYLAMAVILTGMLYGLENIDSDTLKNSALFAPELPLFQHVAIVEFQQSHYMTESLGEAFSRQWVTHKLSELAWFETIVTQEEAALSR, from the coding sequence ATGAACTCACTTATTCATCACTCACTCGTTAAAAACATTTTTACGCTTTTCGCTTTTCCTCAGGCTACGGCCAGTGAGGAAACCGTGACTCAATCTGCCTCGATAAAGCCCGCGCAGGAGCGAACGAAAGCGTTTGCCGAGGAAGTGCGTCGCTATCTGCAGGCTCATCCCGACACAAAACATATTGATATCTACCTCAATGACGTCAACGGCGCTTTTCGCGGTAAACGCATCGCGGTAGACAGCCTGCTGTCGCTCTCGGCCGGCTGCTATTTTCCGCAGTCCGTTTACGCCATGGACCACGAAGGTAAGCCGTTTAGCCAGGCACCGGGTCACGATGAATACGATGAGCCCGACGGGCTTTGCCTGCCGGTGGCCGGGACGTTAAGGCCCTGCGCACACGACCCGCAGCACAACGCGCAGCTGCTGTTAACCATGAAACAGGCCGACGGCAGCGGCTACGCGCTGGAGCCCAGAGTTGTGCTGGCAAACGTCCTGCAGAAGTTTCATTACCACGGGCTGTTCCCGGTGGCGGCGCCGGAAATAGAGTTTTACCTGGTGAGCAAAGCCCAGCAGGAAGCCCCGGCTCAGGGCTGTTTTTATATGCCGGTGCCTTCTGATTACACCGCCTTTATTGAAGCGCTTGAACAGGCCGCCGCTGACCAAAAACTGCCGCTAAGCGGCATCGTCTGCGAAGCCGAAGCCGGGCAGTTTGAGCTGAACCTGAAGCATGCCAAAGACATCATCGGCATTTGTGAGAGCGTGCTGGCGCTGCGCCGCTTAACCAGCATTGTGGCCGATAAATTTGGCTATCAGGCTAACTTCATGGCGAAACCCTTTTCGCACCTGGCCGGGAACGGCCTGCATTTTCATATCAGCCTGAACGACCGCAAAGGCGAGAACGTCTTCGCCTCCCCGGCGGAAGCCCTGAACGAGATGACCCAGCTATGCCTGGCCGGGATGCTACAAACGATGCCCGCCGCGGTGGCCGTTATCGCCCCGCACGTGAACTCCTTCAGAAGGCTACGCAAAAACCTCAACGAGCCGCTGTTCAGCTCATGGGGCTATAACAAACGTAGCGCCGCCCTGCGCATCCCCTGCTCCGACGATAACAACCGCCGCATTGAGTACCGCCTTGCCGGGGCCGACGTTAACCCGTACCTGGCGATGGCCGTCATTCTTACCGGCATGCTTTACGGGCTGGAAAATATCGACAGCGATACCCTGAAAAACTCGGCGCTGTTTGCCCCCGAACTGCCGCTGTTCCAGCACGTGGCAATCGTTGAGTTTCAGCAAAGCCATTACATGACCGAAAGCCTGGGCGAAGCTTTTTCCCGCCAGTGGGTAACCCACAAGCTGTCGGAACTGGCCTGGTTTGAAACGATTGTGACGCAGGAAGAAGCGGCGCTGTCCCGCTAG
- a CDS encoding alpha,alpha-trehalose-phosphate synthase (UDP-forming): MSRLIMLSNRCEPERGQSGDPFLPVLHSILKKHSGLWFGWNGEVASGNKHRKERFFSQPAYQQYSWALTPNEYDNFYQGYIHQVLWPVFHNRPDLIHYKKEYFTTWKNYNHDVKARVAAKIEADDLVWVQDYHLLFTGKMLKEDGHANRCGFFLHQSFPPGDVLRSVPEHDSIMQALFSYDLLGFQSSGDVNNFLAYALRFYRVERLADNLIQLNGHPIRLGIFPCGIDKTVPALSLTNAEAVRNYPRQIIISNDTVSDISGVHCHLATMETFLSSHPEFLRDVSLLQISDASRGYSWSARDLCTRLERQCGEINDRFGDASWYPINYIRNQLCHADLIYAFYRNAHVAMFTPLSEGMSLQAKTFVLAQNAEDPGVLMLSALTGTAEQLTDAVLINPYDASEASHALYSALTMPLHERKRRHQQLLAKVERYDSQWWARAFLDALNVEPVQASQTVIPFRASHHGIFTPQNLY, encoded by the coding sequence ATGTCTCGTCTTATTATGCTGTCTAATCGCTGCGAGCCAGAGCGCGGACAGAGCGGCGATCCTTTCCTGCCGGTGCTCCACTCCATCCTGAAGAAACATTCGGGACTTTGGTTTGGCTGGAACGGCGAGGTGGCAAGCGGTAATAAACACCGTAAAGAGCGTTTTTTCAGCCAGCCCGCCTATCAGCAGTACAGCTGGGCACTAACGCCGAACGAATATGACAATTTTTACCAGGGCTATATTCACCAGGTGCTGTGGCCGGTTTTTCATAACCGCCCGGATCTGATCCACTATAAAAAAGAGTATTTCACTACCTGGAAAAACTATAACCACGACGTCAAGGCGCGGGTGGCCGCCAAAATTGAGGCCGACGATCTCGTCTGGGTGCAGGACTACCATTTACTGTTTACCGGCAAGATGCTGAAAGAAGACGGGCACGCCAACCGCTGCGGTTTCTTCCTGCATCAGTCCTTCCCGCCTGGCGACGTGCTGCGCTCGGTGCCCGAGCACGACAGCATTATGCAGGCGCTGTTCAGCTACGATTTACTTGGGTTTCAGTCAAGCGGCGACGTGAATAACTTCCTCGCCTATGCGCTGCGATTTTACCGCGTGGAACGGCTGGCGGATAACCTGATTCAGCTCAATGGTCACCCCATCAGGCTTGGCATTTTCCCATGCGGCATTGATAAAACGGTGCCGGCGCTTTCATTAACGAATGCCGAAGCGGTGCGCAACTATCCGCGTCAGATAATCATCAGCAACGACACCGTCAGCGACATCAGCGGCGTGCATTGCCATCTGGCTACTATGGAAACGTTTCTAAGCAGCCACCCTGAGTTCCTGCGCGACGTTAGCCTGCTGCAGATCTCAGACGCTTCCAGAGGCTACTCCTGGTCGGCGCGGGATCTCTGCACCCGGCTGGAACGCCAGTGCGGAGAAATTAACGACCGATTTGGCGATGCGTCCTGGTATCCCATCAACTACATTCGCAACCAGCTTTGCCACGCTGACCTGATTTACGCCTTCTACCGCAACGCGCACGTGGCGATGTTCACCCCGCTTTCGGAGGGGATGAGCCTGCAGGCCAAGACGTTTGTTCTCGCGCAGAATGCCGAAGATCCCGGCGTGCTGATGCTGTCCGCCCTGACGGGGACAGCGGAGCAGTTAACGGACGCGGTGTTGATCAATCCCTACGACGCCAGCGAAGCCAGCCATGCGCTTTATTCCGCGCTGACGATGCCGCTGCACGAACGTAAACGTCGGCATCAGCAGCTGCTGGCAAAAGTGGAGAGGTATGACAGCCAGTGGTGGGCCAGAGCGTTTCTTGATGCGCTAAATGTAGAGCCTGTTCAGGCTTCCCAGACGGTGATCCCGTTCCGCGCTTCTCATCACGGTATTTTCACACCACAGAATTTGTATTAA
- a CDS encoding YceI family protein, which produces MLRIFLKITLGLLVSPLAYAMPENYSVITPQTAIALSWHAFGSTSQAHLDGVTGSLLLDEGNDVHDSISVRIPAATLQASNSLLTYQLQGGLFFDTAHYPSLSFTSSRVVAEGLGHYRIFGLLQVKNVRRAVVLEANMDGDPAAAAEKSVISLRATTVISRAAFNMDKFEAVVDDRISIEIKIRARSSQAG; this is translated from the coding sequence ATGCTGCGCATTTTTCTGAAAATAACCCTCGGCCTGTTGGTCAGCCCCTTAGCGTATGCGATGCCGGAAAATTACAGCGTCATCACGCCTCAAACCGCCATTGCGCTCTCATGGCATGCCTTCGGTAGCACATCGCAGGCGCATCTCGACGGGGTTACCGGCTCACTTTTACTGGATGAGGGAAATGACGTGCATGACAGCATCAGCGTGCGCATCCCGGCCGCTACGCTCCAGGCATCCAATAGCTTACTCACTTATCAATTACAGGGCGGGTTATTCTTCGATACAGCACATTACCCCTCGCTCTCGTTTACAAGCAGCAGAGTCGTGGCCGAAGGGCTGGGGCATTACCGGATTTTTGGCCTGCTGCAGGTAAAAAATGTCCGGCGCGCGGTGGTTCTTGAGGCCAACATGGACGGCGATCCCGCCGCTGCGGCAGAGAAAAGCGTCATCTCGTTACGCGCGACAACGGTGATTTCACGCGCGGCCTTTAACATGGATAAATTTGAGGCCGTGGTGGATGACAGGATTTCGATTGAGATTAAAATCCGGGCAAGGAGTAGCCAGGCAGGCTAG
- the folC gene encoding bifunctional tetrahydrofolate synthase/dihydrofolate synthase has protein sequence MSKSPDIPDLTSDLPRWLAYIDSLHSQVIDMGLDRIKDVAAKLDVLKPAPFVFLVGGTNGKGTTCHTLEKVLMQSGYKVGVFSSPHMIHYKETVRIQGQELSDAAHIAAFVEIEKARQATTLTPFEFNTLGAFCLIKWAQADVAIIEVGMGGRDDATNILTADVSVITNVALDHEDWLGKGTEAIGEIKAGIFRSGHPAVIGQQQAPESLLRYAQQIGAIPHQNGVDWHITEGGDGWTFSDKLGEITPLRQPKMPRDNVATAIAALRISGLKFELAALHDVIHKANLPGRFQVIDHKPTVILDVAHNPHAAAYLAQRLRNYPKKGKYRFVIGMLINKDIKGTVDYLKDLSEEWYCCGIQAGPRSSRAEDIAQYLPAAKNFPDILSGWDAAKRDASADDVIVVCGSFYSVAPVLNELN, from the coding sequence ATGAGCAAAAGCCCAGACATACCCGATCTCACCTCTGACTTACCCCGCTGGCTGGCTTATATCGACAGCCTTCATTCGCAGGTGATTGATATGGGATTAGACAGAATCAAAGACGTAGCAGCAAAACTCGATGTGTTAAAGCCCGCGCCTTTTGTCTTTTTAGTCGGCGGGACCAACGGGAAAGGCACCACCTGCCACACCCTCGAGAAAGTCCTGATGCAGTCAGGGTACAAAGTGGGCGTATTCAGTTCACCCCACATGATTCATTATAAAGAGACGGTGCGCATTCAAGGCCAGGAGCTGTCGGATGCGGCCCACATTGCTGCTTTTGTTGAAATTGAAAAAGCACGCCAGGCCACTACGCTAACCCCTTTCGAATTCAATACGCTGGGCGCATTCTGCCTGATTAAATGGGCTCAGGCAGACGTGGCGATTATTGAGGTTGGCATGGGGGGCCGGGACGATGCGACCAACATTCTTACCGCAGATGTCTCCGTCATCACCAACGTGGCGCTGGACCACGAAGACTGGTTGGGCAAAGGCACCGAGGCCATCGGCGAGATCAAAGCAGGTATCTTCCGCAGCGGACATCCGGCGGTGATTGGGCAACAACAGGCCCCGGAGTCCTTGCTCCGCTATGCGCAGCAGATTGGCGCTATCCCCCATCAAAATGGCGTGGACTGGCATATCACAGAGGGCGGCGATGGATGGACGTTTAGCGACAAGCTCGGCGAAATCACCCCGTTAAGGCAGCCGAAAATGCCACGCGATAACGTGGCTACCGCAATAGCCGCGCTGCGTATCAGCGGGCTTAAATTTGAGCTGGCTGCGCTGCATGATGTTATTCATAAAGCCAACTTACCCGGTCGCTTTCAGGTAATTGACCACAAACCCACCGTGATTTTAGATGTGGCGCATAATCCACACGCTGCCGCGTATTTAGCGCAAAGATTGCGTAACTACCCCAAAAAAGGAAAATACCGTTTTGTTATCGGCATGCTTATTAATAAAGACATCAAAGGCACCGTCGATTATTTAAAGGATCTGTCCGAGGAATGGTATTGCTGTGGCATTCAGGCGGGCCCAAGGAGCTCTCGGGCGGAAGATATTGCGCAGTATTTACCTGCGGCAAAAAATTTCCCGGATATTTTATCCGGCTGGGATGCAGCCAAACGTGATGCCAGTGCGGACGATGTGATTGTCGTTTGTGGATCGTTTTATTCTGTTGCACCCGTACTGAACGAACTGAATTAG